Proteins co-encoded in one Ammospiza caudacuta isolate bAmmCau1 chromosome 16, bAmmCau1.pri, whole genome shotgun sequence genomic window:
- the HNRNPH1 gene encoding heterogeneous nuclear ribonucleoprotein H isoform X9 codes for MDPCHTEETEGEIPGLGFSDRSEQIVSRGVASAFEAATTEAETEQSLTPNVMLNTESSEGYVVKVRGLPWSCSTEEVQRFFSDCKILNGALGIRFIYTREGRPSGEAFAELESEEDVKLALKKDRETMGHRYVEVFKSNNVEMDWVLKHTGPNSPDTANDGFVRLRGLPFGCSKEEIVQFFSGLEIVPNGITLPVDFQGRSTGEAFVQFASQEIAEKALKKHKERIGHRYIEIFKSSRAEVRTHYDPPRKLLAMQRPGPYDRPGLTRGYNSLGRGSSLERMRRGAYGGGYGGYDDYNGYNDGYGFGSDRFGREWTLFSAGMSDHRYGDGSSTFQSTTGHCVHMRGLPYRATENDIYNFFSPLNPVRVHIEIGPDGRVTGEADVEFATHEDAVAAMSKDKANMQHRYVELFLNSTAGGTGGAYGSQMMGAMVKESEGVVQDWNTSTLPGSQSSYGAPGNQQLSGGYGGGYGGQSSMSGYALGTVDGIYEVAQQGQALGQGCFESA; via the exons ATGGACCCTTGTCACACCGAGGAGACCGAGGGCGAGATCCCCGGCTTGG GCTTCAGTGACCGAAGCGAGCAGATTGTTTCACGTGGGGTAGCGTCAGCCTTTGAAGCTG CAACCACAGAagcagagacagagcagagcCTCACCCCCAATGTGATGCTTAACACAGAGAGCAGCGAGGGATACGTGGTGAAGGTCCGGGGGCTGCCTTGGTCTTGCTCCACCGAGGAGGTGCAGAGATTCTTCTCCG ATTGCAAAATTCTGAACGGGGCTCTGGGTATCCGTTTCATCTACACCAGGGAGGGCAGACCAAGTGGAGAAGCATTTGCTGAACTTGAGTCAGAAGAGGATGTGAAATTGGCCCTGAAAAAAGACAGAGAAACAATGGGACACAGATACGTTGAAG TTTTCAAGTCAAACAACGTTGAAATGGATTGGGTTCTGAAGCATACTGGTCCCAACAGCCCTGATACAGCTAATGATGGTTTTGTACGTCTTAGAGGACTCCCATTTGGCTGTAGTAAAGAAGAAATTGTACAGTTTTTTTCAG GGTTGGAAATCGTGCCAAATGGGATAACATTGCCGGTGGACTTCCAGGGGAGGAGTACGGGGGAGGCCTTCGTGCAGTTTGCTTCACAGGAAATAGCTGAAAAGGCTCTAAAGAAACACAAGGAAAGAATAGGGCACAG GTACATTGAGATCTTCAAGAGCAGCCGAGCAGAGGTGCGCACTCACTACGACCCTCCCCGCAAGCTGCTGGCCATGCAGAGACCGGGTCCGTACGACAGGCCCGGCCTGACGCGCGGGTACAACAGTCTGGGTAGAGGAAGTAGCTTGGAGAGAATGAGGCGTGGAGCCTACGGAGGAG GTTATGGAGGTTATGATGACTACAATGGGTATAATGATGGCTATGGGTTTGGTTCTGATAGATTTGGAAGAG AATGGACTCTTTTCTCCGCAGGGATGTCGGACCACAGGTACGGCGACGGATCGTCCACCTTCCAGAGCACGACCGGCCACTGCGTCCACATGCGAGGTCTGCCCTACAGAGCCACGGAGAATGACATCTACAAC TTCTTCTCACCTCTGAACCCTGTAAGAGTACACATTGAAATCGGACCAGATGGCAGAGTAACCGGAGAGGCAGACGTTGAATTTGCTACTCACGAGGACGCAGTGGCTGCCATGTCCAAAGACAAAGCAAATATGC AACACAGATATGTAGAGCTCTTCCTGAATTCTACAGCAGGAGGAACTGGTGGTGCCTATGGCAGTCAGATGATGGGAGCAATGG TCAAGGAGTCGGAAGGGGTAGTCCAAGATTGGAACACTAGCACGTTGCCAG GGAGCCAATCCAGTTATGGTGCTCCAGGCAACCAGCAGCTGAGTGGGGGCTATGGAGGAGGATATGGAGGTCAAAGCAGCATGAGTGGCTATG CGTTGGGCACGGTAGACGGTATTTACGAGGTGGCCCAGCAAGGACAGGCGTTGGGGCAAGGATGCTTCGAGTCGGCCTGA